One Kitasatospora sp. MAP12-44 DNA segment encodes these proteins:
- a CDS encoding phosphate ABC transporter ATP-binding protein, translating into MTTTAAHPPTTADTVVLSGLETRGVSAWFGSHKVLERVSLTMADGQVTALIGPSGCGKSTYLRILNRMHEMVRGAALAGEVLLDGEDVYAPGRRPAEVRRRIGMVFQRPNPFPAMSIEDNVASGLKLAGIRTERDERRHLVESSLRRAGLWSEVSGRLHTPGGALSGGQQQRLCIARSLAVSPDVLLMDEPCSALDPTSTRRVEETIAELRGRLTIVIVTHNMQQAQRVSQSCAFFLASHDTPGQIVEAGPTDRLFTDPVDPRTADYVNGRFG; encoded by the coding sequence ATGACCACCACCGCCGCCCACCCGCCGACCACCGCCGACACGGTGGTCCTGTCCGGCCTGGAGACCCGGGGCGTCTCCGCCTGGTTCGGCTCGCACAAGGTGCTGGAGCGGGTCTCGCTGACCATGGCGGACGGCCAGGTCACCGCGCTGATCGGTCCGTCCGGCTGCGGCAAGTCCACCTATCTGCGGATCCTCAACCGGATGCACGAGATGGTGCGCGGCGCCGCGCTCGCCGGGGAGGTGCTGCTGGACGGCGAGGACGTCTACGCGCCCGGTCGCCGGCCGGCCGAGGTGCGCCGGCGGATCGGGATGGTCTTCCAACGCCCCAACCCCTTCCCGGCGATGTCCATCGAGGACAACGTGGCGAGCGGCCTCAAGCTGGCCGGCATCAGGACCGAACGCGACGAGCGCCGCCACCTGGTGGAGAGCAGTCTGCGCCGGGCGGGCCTGTGGAGCGAGGTCAGCGGCCGGCTGCACACCCCCGGCGGCGCGCTCTCCGGCGGCCAGCAGCAACGCCTGTGCATCGCCCGCTCGTTGGCCGTCTCGCCGGACGTCCTGCTGATGGACGAGCCCTGCTCGGCGCTGGACCCCACCTCCACCCGGCGGGTCGAGGAGACCATCGCCGAACTGCGCGGCCGGCTGACCATCGTGATCGTCACGCACAACATGCAGCAGGCCCAGCGGGTCTCGCAGTCCTGCGCGTTCTTCCTGGCCAGCCATGACACCCCCGGCCAGATCGTCGAGGCCGGCCCGACCGACCGGCTCTTCACCGACCCGGTCGACCCGCGCACCGCGGACTACGTCAACGGCCGCTTCGGCTAG
- a CDS encoding serine hydrolase domain-containing protein: MSTFVRRIAAVGLVGAALAATGAAGGVGSSGGGRRFPALDPAALDAAIATRPGDQAAGAIARVGEPGQLWRGSTVDAVTGEQIPQNAHFHIGSISKTFEATVVLQLAAERRIDLDGTVQSYAPGLLPDGFAPITVRELLNMTSGLPDVDQGAPQPSVDEEIANRYDYRTFDQIIQSTLRPKDRPWPGPRFAPGSKQEYNSLGFRIAEQLVEQITGKSFKDEVTARILLPLQLDGTSVPEDDPRMPQPYLHGYLTNGRGELVDVSEQGGDPSNMISTPADLDHFVSALFRGRLLPPAQLQEMFTVPEDGTGKPLPLNAGTSECVTGAACYGAGLMATPLADGAVLWGKSGHDDGYSNGMFATRDLSLRGVYSVSTTTWAFGSAPALAGRLLLAAIGAAGKH, encoded by the coding sequence ATGAGCACGTTTGTCCGACGTATCGCCGCTGTGGGGCTGGTCGGTGCGGCGCTGGCTGCCACCGGCGCGGCGGGGGGCGTGGGGTCGTCCGGGGGCGGGCGCAGGTTTCCGGCGCTGGACCCGGCGGCGCTCGACGCCGCCATCGCGACCCGGCCGGGCGACCAGGCGGCCGGGGCCATCGCCCGGGTCGGCGAGCCGGGGCAGCTGTGGCGGGGCTCGACCGTGGACGCGGTCACCGGCGAGCAGATCCCGCAGAACGCGCACTTCCACATCGGCAGCATCTCCAAGACCTTCGAGGCCACGGTCGTCCTGCAGTTGGCGGCCGAGCGCCGGATCGACCTCGACGGGACGGTCCAGTCGTACGCGCCCGGACTGCTGCCGGACGGCTTCGCCCCGATCACCGTCCGGGAACTGCTCAACATGACCAGCGGCCTCCCGGACGTCGACCAGGGCGCACCGCAGCCGAGCGTCGACGAGGAGATCGCGAACCGGTACGACTACCGGACCTTCGACCAGATCATCCAGTCGACCCTGCGGCCCAAGGACCGTCCGTGGCCCGGCCCGAGGTTCGCGCCGGGCAGCAAGCAGGAGTACAACTCACTGGGCTTTCGGATCGCCGAGCAGTTGGTCGAGCAGATCACCGGCAAGTCGTTCAAGGACGAGGTCACCGCCCGCATCCTGCTCCCGCTTCAGCTGGACGGGACCTCGGTGCCCGAGGACGACCCGCGGATGCCCCAGCCGTATCTGCACGGCTACCTCACCAACGGCAGGGGCGAGCTGGTCGACGTCAGCGAGCAGGGCGGCGACCCGTCCAACATGATCTCCACCCCGGCGGACCTGGACCACTTCGTCAGCGCGCTCTTCCGCGGCCGACTGCTGCCTCCCGCCCAGCTCCAGGAGATGTTCACCGTCCCCGAGGACGGCACCGGCAAGCCGCTGCCGCTGAACGCCGGCACCTCGGAGTGCGTCACCGGCGCGGCCTGCTACGGCGCGGGGCTGATGGCGACGCCGCTCGCGGACGGCGCCGTGCTGTGGGGCAAGTCGGGCCACGACGACGGCTACTCCAACGGCATGTTCGCCACCCGCGACCTGTCGCTGCGCGGTGTCTACTCGGTCTCGACCACCACCTGGGCCTTCGGCAGCGCGCCCGCCCTGGCCGGCCGCCTGCTGCTCGCCGCGATCGGTGCGGCGGGCAAGCACTAA
- a CDS encoding VOC family protein has product MSEVTAPYVPGTPCWIDLMVPDQQAALDFYRDLFGWQGEVGPEEFGGYSVCTLKGKPVAGIMKAMAMGDQPPPPPNWTSYFSSADADRTQAAVSANGGAVMAPAMDVAKLGRMLIAADPQGAVFGVWQPVEFPGAQIVNEPGALVWNQLNTSDVKAAGQFYQASLGLDAGPMPEMPEFTGFSVKGHLVGGLQSLENLPPGVPPHWLVNFAVDDTDSTVDALVKAGGNVIVPAFDMPKVGRMAVLQDPQGGTFGVVTLVPPAS; this is encoded by the coding sequence ATGTCCGAAGTCACCGCTCCCTACGTGCCCGGCACGCCGTGCTGGATCGACCTGATGGTCCCCGACCAGCAGGCCGCCCTCGACTTCTACCGGGACCTCTTCGGCTGGCAGGGCGAGGTCGGCCCCGAGGAGTTCGGCGGCTACTCGGTCTGCACGCTCAAGGGCAAGCCGGTCGCAGGGATCATGAAGGCGATGGCGATGGGCGACCAGCCCCCGCCGCCGCCCAACTGGACCAGCTACTTCTCCAGCGCGGACGCCGACCGCACCCAGGCGGCGGTCAGCGCGAACGGCGGCGCCGTGATGGCCCCGGCGATGGACGTCGCCAAGCTCGGCCGGATGCTGATCGCCGCCGACCCGCAGGGCGCGGTGTTCGGGGTGTGGCAGCCGGTGGAGTTCCCCGGCGCGCAGATCGTCAACGAGCCCGGCGCGCTGGTCTGGAACCAGCTCAACACCTCGGATGTGAAGGCCGCCGGGCAGTTCTACCAGGCCTCGCTGGGCCTGGACGCGGGCCCGATGCCGGAGATGCCGGAGTTCACCGGCTTCTCGGTCAAGGGGCATCTCGTCGGCGGCCTGCAGAGCCTGGAGAACCTCCCGCCCGGGGTCCCGCCGCACTGGCTGGTGAACTTCGCGGTGGACGACACCGACAGCACGGTCGACGCGCTGGTGAAGGCCGGCGGCAATGTGATCGTGCCGGCCTTCGACATGCCGAAGGTCGGCCGGATGGCCGTCCTGCAGGACCCGCAGGGCGGCACCTTCGGCGTGGTCACGCTCGTCCCGCCGGCGTCCTGA
- a CDS encoding MAB_1171c family putative transporter, with product MSTSKLVVLALLWAVTCWRLPSAVRVPQQRALWTAFAGLTLADTVGTPAVVSRIDALSGVHNLAVLFKNQIGIVACAAVLSFVVGMARPELAPRIRRPHLATALAVLLALTASFALVHQPAEVQDFYQAYRDSVPAGCYALIFNGYLGASMAVAGWLFWTYARRAGAGWLRTGLRMLGAGTAVGVCYALLRCCEVVLHLCGRPLFVSQDALDGVELLAITLIVIGNAIPAVGVAWRGLRDWRTARRIRPLWASLTGAVPDVVLTASLGRGPRVRLHRLVIEIRDAALVLAPHAPEEVREQADRAAERAGLHGEELTAMTEALWLRAAREAKLAGRTPVGRAAAPGAASFAELDFATETGRLLRLARAYHSPAAEAFAAPSSSRADTDLQDIQ from the coding sequence ATGAGCACCTCGAAGCTGGTCGTGCTGGCCCTGCTCTGGGCGGTCACCTGCTGGCGGCTGCCGTCCGCCGTGCGGGTGCCGCAGCAACGCGCGCTGTGGACGGCGTTCGCCGGGCTGACGCTGGCCGACACCGTCGGCACGCCGGCCGTGGTGAGCCGGATCGACGCGCTCAGCGGCGTGCACAACCTCGCCGTGCTGTTCAAGAACCAGATCGGCATCGTGGCCTGCGCCGCGGTGCTCTCCTTCGTGGTCGGGATGGCCCGGCCCGAGCTGGCCCCGCGGATCCGCCGACCGCACCTGGCCACCGCGCTCGCCGTGCTGCTGGCGCTGACCGCCTCCTTCGCGCTGGTCCACCAGCCGGCGGAGGTCCAGGACTTCTACCAGGCCTACCGCGACTCGGTGCCCGCCGGCTGCTACGCGCTGATCTTCAACGGCTACCTCGGCGCCTCGATGGCCGTGGCCGGCTGGCTGTTCTGGACGTACGCGCGGCGGGCCGGCGCCGGCTGGCTGCGGACCGGGCTGCGGATGCTCGGCGCGGGCACCGCGGTGGGCGTCTGCTACGCGCTGCTGCGCTGCTGCGAGGTGGTGCTGCACCTGTGCGGGCGGCCGCTCTTCGTCAGCCAGGACGCCCTGGACGGCGTCGAGCTGCTGGCGATCACGCTGATCGTGATCGGCAACGCGATCCCGGCGGTCGGCGTCGCCTGGCGCGGCCTGCGGGACTGGCGCACCGCGCGGCGGATCCGCCCGCTGTGGGCCTCGCTCACCGGCGCGGTGCCCGACGTCGTGCTCACCGCGAGCCTGGGCCGCGGCCCGCGGGTGCGGCTGCACCGCCTGGTGATCGAGATCCGGGACGCCGCCCTGGTGCTCGCCCCGCACGCCCCCGAGGAGGTGCGCGAGCAGGCCGACCGCGCCGCCGAGCGGGCCGGCCTGCACGGCGAGGAACTCACCGCGATGACCGAGGCGCTCTGGCTGCGGGCCGCCCGCGAGGCCAAGCTGGCGGGCCGCACCCCGGTGGGCCGGGCCGCCGCACCGGGCGCCGCCAGCTTCGCCGAGCTCGACTTCGCGACCGAGACCGGCCGACTGCTCCGGCTCGCCCGGGCCTACCACTCGCCCGCCGCCGAGGCCTTCGCGGCGCCCAGCTCTTCCCGTGCCGACACCGATCTCCAGGACATCCAGTGA
- a CDS encoding helix-turn-helix transcriptional regulator — MTSMGESMGEQPPARRRTIAEKLDHLFQEIHPAGRGPFSYHEVAQAIRKQAAAGGPTVSHGTLQQIRTGAKTNPTVNTLEVIASFFGVPAAYFLDDTVAERVDARVRELKAGTGDAAGPAGAPEPAAELVDELAGVLADSNIRAVAFRLAGLSPKALKGVRAIVDQVRLVEGLPEVGRVGRRRRTP; from the coding sequence ATGACGTCGATGGGTGAGTCGATGGGTGAGCAGCCCCCAGCCCGCCGGCGGACCATCGCGGAGAAGCTCGACCACCTCTTCCAGGAGATCCATCCGGCCGGCCGCGGCCCGTTCAGCTACCACGAGGTCGCCCAGGCGATCCGCAAGCAGGCGGCGGCGGGCGGCCCCACGGTCTCGCACGGCACGCTCCAGCAGATCCGCACCGGGGCCAAGACCAACCCGACGGTCAACACCCTGGAGGTCATCGCCTCCTTCTTCGGCGTCCCGGCCGCGTACTTCCTGGACGACACGGTGGCCGAGCGGGTCGACGCGCGGGTGCGCGAGCTCAAGGCCGGCACCGGCGACGCCGCGGGCCCGGCCGGTGCGCCGGAGCCGGCCGCCGAGCTCGTCGACGAACTGGCCGGCGTGCTGGCCGACAGCAACATCCGGGCGGTCGCCTTCCGGCTGGCCGGGCTCTCCCCGAAGGCGCTCAAGGGCGTGCGCGCGATCGTCGACCAGGTGCGGCTGGTCGAAGGCCTGCCGGAGGTCGGCCGAGTCGGCCGCCGCCGTCGCACGCCCTAG
- a CDS encoding substrate-binding domain-containing protein — MPWAAAHRPVRPLAVLLALLLCTQVLLLGTGTPAFATTSLNAEGSSWAGPAIDQWRTDVTTEGIQIDFKPDGSAAGRQQWEADQDDFTASDVPFRTKDDTGASGSVHSSGGGNAENPVYGYSYVPITAGGTAFMYNLKLAGKQVTDLRLSPDNLVDIFTGKITWWDDPRITASYGRALPHIQVTPVVRSDGSGATAQFTRWMEHTHQQQWDAYCTSVNKVTCGDYTEFFPPSGRMVAQNGSDIVAGYVMSQTGLGSIGYDEYAFAKSANWPVVKVLNPAGYYTLPTASNVAVALTAAKIRGVDDNTPPSDPNYLQQNLDGVYTNADPRSYPVSSYSYVIVPRAGAALPVPPRFNTTKGAALSQFLSYVLCQGQGEVADIGYSPIPRGLVRGGLLQTTQIPGNASPVNPNTLSNCANPTFNSAGQLTVLVTAPQPSPCDKVGQPLTCVVMTNGQPSAGGLGTSSASATGGAGSAGGGTGGKAGTGGAGGTAAGAGTGAAAATGGAASPDGSAGAIDPQTGEQIAAAGSGAGGSLAAPASVVAVDGRPEDWVLTSLTALELLAVVAVPPFLGGWLMRRRRADAVAGGPR; from the coding sequence ATGCCGTGGGCAGCCGCTCACCGCCCTGTCCGACCGCTGGCTGTCCTGCTCGCCCTGCTGCTCTGCACCCAGGTGCTCCTGCTGGGGACCGGCACCCCGGCCTTCGCGACCACCTCGCTCAACGCCGAGGGCTCCAGCTGGGCCGGCCCGGCGATCGACCAGTGGCGCACCGACGTCACCACCGAGGGCATCCAGATCGACTTCAAGCCCGACGGCTCGGCCGCCGGTCGCCAGCAGTGGGAGGCGGACCAGGACGACTTCACCGCCTCCGACGTGCCGTTCCGCACCAAGGACGACACCGGCGCCAGCGGCAGCGTGCACAGCAGCGGCGGCGGCAACGCGGAGAACCCGGTCTACGGGTACTCCTACGTCCCGATCACCGCCGGCGGCACGGCGTTCATGTACAACCTCAAGCTGGCCGGCAAGCAGGTCACCGACCTGCGGCTGTCGCCGGACAACCTGGTGGACATCTTCACCGGCAAGATCACCTGGTGGGACGACCCGCGGATCACCGCGAGCTACGGTCGCGCCCTGCCGCACATCCAGGTCACCCCGGTGGTCCGCTCGGACGGCTCCGGCGCCACCGCGCAGTTCACCCGCTGGATGGAGCACACCCACCAGCAGCAGTGGGACGCCTACTGCACCAGCGTCAACAAGGTCACCTGCGGCGACTACACCGAGTTCTTCCCGCCCTCGGGCCGGATGGTGGCGCAGAACGGCTCCGACATCGTGGCCGGCTACGTGATGTCGCAGACCGGGCTCGGCTCGATCGGCTACGACGAGTACGCCTTCGCCAAGTCCGCCAACTGGCCCGTCGTCAAGGTGCTCAACCCGGCCGGCTACTACACCCTGCCGACCGCCTCCAACGTGGCCGTCGCGCTGACCGCGGCGAAGATCCGCGGGGTGGACGACAACACCCCACCGAGCGACCCGAACTACCTGCAGCAGAACCTCGACGGCGTCTACACCAACGCCGACCCGCGCTCCTACCCGGTCTCCAGCTACAGCTACGTGATCGTGCCGCGGGCCGGCGCGGCCCTGCCGGTGCCGCCGCGCTTCAACACCACCAAGGGCGCCGCGCTGAGCCAGTTCCTCTCCTATGTGCTCTGCCAGGGGCAGGGCGAGGTCGCCGACATCGGCTACTCGCCGATCCCGCGCGGGCTGGTCCGCGGCGGACTGCTGCAGACCACCCAGATCCCCGGCAACGCCAGCCCGGTGAACCCCAACACGCTGAGCAACTGCGCCAACCCGACGTTCAACTCGGCCGGCCAGCTCACCGTCCTGGTCACCGCGCCGCAGCCGAGCCCGTGCGACAAGGTGGGCCAGCCGCTCACCTGCGTGGTGATGACGAATGGTCAGCCGAGCGCCGGCGGCTTGGGCACGTCCTCCGCGAGCGCCACCGGCGGCGCGGGGTCCGCCGGCGGCGGTACGGGCGGCAAGGCGGGTACCGGTGGCGCGGGCGGGACCGCGGCCGGCGCCGGCACCGGTGCGGCCGCGGCTACGGGCGGCGCGGCCTCGCCGGACGGCAGCGCCGGCGCGATCGACCCGCAGACCGGCGAGCAGATCGCCGCCGCGGGCTCCGGAGCCGGCGGCTCGCTCGCCGCCCCCGCCTCGGTGGTCGCGGTGGACGGGCGCCCCGAGGACTGGGTGCTCACCTCGCTCACCGCGCTGGAGCTGCTCGCGGTGGTGGCCGTCCCGCCGTTCCTGGGCGGCTGGTTGATGCGCCGGCGGCGCGCCGACGCCGTCGCGGGGGGCCCGCGATGA
- a CDS encoding Cof-type HAD-IIB family hydrolase: MNQAPQRPRLIATDLDGTLLCQGGTVSARTAAALAAAEEAGIQVVFVTGRPPRWMQWLGQHIGGHGVAICSNGGVVFDVRRELVLESFPLRAEVTGEVVELLRGRLPGTAFAFEFPGGFAREPQYQVPMWGSEGDHPIATAEELLADGRVAGCYKLLAKHPELDPDTFLEQGRAAVGALAEITRSSPIPLLEISAPGVTKASTLARWCAEHGIDRSQVVAFGDMPNDLEMLAWAGTGYAVANAHPHVLAAVANRTVSNQEDGVARVIEQLLAS; the protein is encoded by the coding sequence GTGAACCAGGCTCCCCAGCGTCCGCGACTGATCGCCACCGACCTCGACGGCACCCTGCTCTGCCAGGGCGGCACGGTCTCCGCGCGGACGGCCGCCGCGCTGGCCGCGGCCGAAGAGGCGGGCATCCAGGTGGTCTTCGTGACCGGTCGCCCGCCGCGCTGGATGCAGTGGCTCGGCCAGCACATCGGCGGCCACGGGGTGGCGATCTGCTCCAACGGCGGGGTGGTCTTCGACGTCCGGCGCGAGCTGGTGCTGGAGAGCTTCCCGCTGCGCGCCGAGGTCACCGGCGAGGTGGTGGAACTGCTGCGCGGACGGCTGCCGGGGACGGCCTTCGCCTTCGAGTTCCCCGGCGGCTTCGCGCGCGAGCCGCAGTACCAGGTGCCGATGTGGGGTTCCGAGGGCGACCACCCGATCGCCACCGCCGAGGAGTTGCTGGCGGACGGCCGGGTGGCGGGCTGCTACAAGCTGCTCGCCAAGCACCCCGAGCTGGACCCGGACACCTTCCTCGAGCAGGGCCGGGCCGCGGTCGGCGCCCTCGCCGAGATCACCCGCTCCAGCCCGATACCGCTGCTGGAGATCAGCGCCCCCGGCGTCACCAAGGCCAGCACACTGGCCCGTTGGTGCGCCGAGCACGGCATCGACCGCTCGCAGGTGGTGGCCTTCGGCGACATGCCCAACGACCTGGAGATGCTGGCCTGGGCCGGCACCGGCTACGCCGTCGCCAACGCGCACCCGCACGTACTGGCCGCGGTGGCCAACCGCACCGTCAGCAACCAGGAGGACGGCGTCGCGCGGGTCATCGAGCAGCTGCTCGCCAGCTGA
- a CDS encoding SigE family RNA polymerase sigma factor encodes MLLTALFGTPTAAPAARPSRFRLLRGGAGHEEESKPTVTELYHAHRLGLVRMAILLVDDLQNAEDVVQESFTALYQRHGEQLSDLDNALAYLRTTVVNNARSMLRRRQTARAYVPPHEPDAASAEDDAVVNDEHRRVLLALRELTDRQREVLVLRYWSDLSEAQIAETLNLSRGAVKSTASRALDALEKKLEQVR; translated from the coding sequence GTGCTGCTGACGGCACTGTTCGGCACCCCGACCGCTGCCCCTGCCGCGCGTCCCTCGCGGTTTCGGCTGCTGCGCGGAGGCGCCGGGCACGAGGAGGAGAGCAAGCCGACCGTCACCGAGCTCTACCACGCCCACCGGCTCGGACTGGTACGGATGGCGATCCTGCTGGTGGACGACCTGCAGAACGCCGAGGACGTCGTCCAGGAGTCCTTCACGGCGCTGTACCAGCGACACGGAGAGCAGCTGAGCGACCTGGACAACGCTCTCGCCTACCTCCGCACCACCGTCGTCAACAACGCCCGCTCGATGCTCCGCCGCCGACAGACCGCCCGCGCCTACGTGCCGCCGCATGAGCCGGACGCGGCCTCCGCCGAGGACGACGCCGTCGTCAACGACGAGCACCGCCGGGTGCTCCTGGCGCTGCGGGAACTGACCGACCGCCAACGCGAGGTGCTGGTGCTGCGCTACTGGTCGGACTTGAGCGAGGCGCAGATCGCTGAAACGCTCAATCTCTCGCGAGGCGCCGTGAAATCGACCGCCAGCCGGGCCCTGGACGCCCTTGAGAAGAAGCTGGAGCAGGTGCGATGA
- a CDS encoding class E sortase: MTATLAPPEPAPEPAPELPPTPRPQPAPAAPNTPGAGGRRRLLLQLGWAATLLAVLLLGFGVYLTAFSGFQEQHFQSTAYKTYRYQLANATAPTGAAADGDPVAVLDIPAIGLHQAVVVEGTSGHDLMRGPGHRRDTALPGQRGTAVLFGRGTAFGAPFDRLSELRVGDKIYATTGQGRFSYTVNAYGDSTHPVRDPAAPARLVLTTSDAGWIPTGTVLIGARLDGDPQPNPGGRPALTAADHALAADTGALAALQLWALALLAAVLAATLAVRHWHRRAAYLTFAPVLAALLWAGYENAAALLPNLY; encoded by the coding sequence ATGACCGCGACCCTCGCGCCGCCGGAGCCGGCGCCCGAGCCGGCGCCCGAGCTGCCGCCGACCCCGCGTCCGCAGCCCGCCCCGGCGGCCCCCAACACTCCGGGCGCCGGGGGGCGCCGCCGGCTGCTGCTCCAGCTGGGGTGGGCGGCGACCCTGCTCGCGGTCCTGCTGCTGGGCTTCGGGGTCTATCTGACGGCGTTCTCCGGCTTCCAGGAGCAGCACTTCCAGTCCACCGCCTACAAGACCTACCGCTACCAGCTCGCCAACGCGACCGCGCCCACCGGCGCCGCCGCCGACGGTGACCCGGTCGCGGTGCTGGACATCCCCGCGATCGGCCTGCACCAGGCGGTGGTGGTCGAGGGAACCAGCGGCCACGATCTGATGCGCGGCCCCGGCCACCGCCGGGACACCGCGCTGCCCGGCCAGCGCGGCACCGCGGTGCTCTTCGGGCGGGGCACCGCGTTCGGCGCCCCGTTCGACCGGCTCTCCGAGCTGCGGGTCGGCGACAAGATCTACGCGACCACCGGCCAGGGCAGGTTCAGTTACACGGTCAACGCCTACGGCGACAGCACCCACCCGGTGCGCGACCCGGCGGCGCCGGCCCGACTGGTCCTGACGACCAGCGACGCGGGCTGGATCCCGACCGGCACCGTGCTGATCGGCGCCCGGCTGGACGGCGACCCGCAGCCGAACCCGGGCGGCCGTCCGGCGCTCACCGCGGCCGACCACGCCCTCGCGGCGGACACCGGCGCGCTGGCCGCCCTGCAGCTGTGGGCGCTGGCCCTGCTCGCCGCCGTGCTGGCGGCGACCCTGGCGGTGCGGCACTGGCACCGGCGGGCGGCGTACCTGACCTTCGCCCCGGTGCTCGCCGCGCTGCTCTGGGCGGGGTACGAGAACGCCGCCGCCCTGCTGCCCAACCTCTACTGA